The following proteins come from a genomic window of Nitrospinota bacterium:
- the lexA gene encoding transcriptional repressor LexA, producing MHLTKRQQEIYQYLKDHICSKGYAPSIMEIGKQFNLNSPATVHKHLTHLQAKGLIRKQHNLSRAIEIVQETENVLSREYVLLGDIVAGKPIEVLENQEVVALMPDAADKDVFVLRVKGDSMIEDHIRDGDYVIVERREWAENGETVVALLDNEKATLKRFYREKGQVRLQPANLEMEPIIVKEGDFKIQGVVIGVMRKFK from the coding sequence ATGCATCTGACCAAACGTCAGCAAGAGATTTACCAATACCTGAAAGATCACATTTGTAGCAAAGGGTATGCGCCGAGCATCATGGAAATAGGCAAACAGTTCAACCTCAATTCTCCGGCGACGGTGCACAAACACTTGACCCATCTGCAAGCCAAGGGCCTGATCCGTAAACAACATAATCTGAGCCGCGCCATAGAGATTGTCCAGGAGACGGAAAATGTCTTGTCCAGAGAATACGTTTTACTAGGCGATATTGTGGCGGGAAAACCGATCGAGGTTCTGGAAAACCAGGAGGTGGTTGCCCTCATGCCCGATGCGGCGGATAAGGATGTCTTTGTGCTGAGGGTCAAAGGCGATTCGATGATCGAAGATCATATCCGTGACGGCGATTATGTCATTGTGGAGAGAAGGGAATGGGCGGAAAACGGGGAAACTGTGGTGGCCTTGTTGGACAACGAAAAGGCGACCTTGAAACGGTTTTACCGGGAAAAGGGCCAGGTGCGTCTGCAACCCGCCAACCTGGAAATGGAGCCAATCATTGTTAAAGAGGGTGATTTTAAAATTCAGGGCGTGGTGATCGGGGTGATGCGGAAATTCAAGTAA
- the dinB gene encoding DNA polymerase IV, with amino-acid sequence MIQNREILQVDMDAFFVSVEEVRDPSLVGKPVVVGQSADVPKSDGQKSSQGGDALPPFPPGVARRGVVAAASYAARKYGIHSAMPLAQARRLCPHAIFLRGSHGVYGEFSRRIFALLDKYSPLVEPMSLDEAYVDLTGCEKLHGPVLSTAERIKNEIKREIGINASIGIASNKLLAKVASGFVKPNGILWIAPGKEGRFLRPLPVGRIPGVGPKSGERFRRMGVQTVGDLAALPRELLEQVHGKWGAGLYLKARGICLSPVVGEAADSRSISRETTLATDSMDARFLESTLSYLVEKAAAQLRESELYARSVTLKLRTSDFKTVTRSHALSELTAEDHVIYQACLALFRKQFTRHTRVRLIGVCLSSLSRNVCTQTDLFQEVTREQQDSLYKGIDRIRNKYGFRSILRAASRRGGLS; translated from the coding sequence TTGATTCAAAACCGTGAAATTCTGCAAGTGGATATGGACGCGTTTTTTGTGTCCGTGGAAGAAGTGCGGGACCCGTCGCTTGTGGGCAAACCGGTGGTGGTGGGCCAGAGTGCAGACGTGCCTAAATCCGATGGTCAAAAAAGTTCACAAGGCGGGGATGCTTTGCCCCCTTTTCCACCGGGCGTGGCCCGGCGGGGAGTGGTGGCGGCGGCGTCTTATGCGGCGCGCAAGTATGGAATTCATTCCGCCATGCCACTGGCCCAGGCGCGCAGGTTGTGTCCGCATGCTATTTTTTTGCGCGGGTCGCATGGGGTTTACGGCGAGTTTTCCAGGCGCATTTTTGCCCTTTTGGATAAGTATTCCCCCTTGGTCGAGCCGATGTCTCTGGACGAAGCCTATGTCGATCTCACCGGATGCGAGAAACTGCACGGCCCGGTTCTGTCGACCGCTGAAAGAATTAAAAATGAGATCAAAAGAGAAATAGGAATCAACGCTTCGATCGGCATCGCTTCCAACAAACTGCTGGCCAAGGTGGCATCCGGTTTCGTCAAGCCCAACGGTATTCTCTGGATCGCACCCGGTAAAGAAGGAAGGTTCCTGAGACCGCTGCCGGTGGGTCGCATTCCCGGTGTGGGGCCAAAAAGCGGAGAACGGTTCAGGCGCATGGGGGTCCAGACCGTTGGTGACCTGGCGGCGCTTCCCAGGGAACTGCTTGAACAGGTGCACGGCAAATGGGGGGCCGGGCTTTATCTGAAAGCCCGAGGGATTTGCCTCAGTCCGGTTGTGGGGGAGGCGGCAGACAGCCGGTCGATCAGCCGCGAAACCACGCTGGCAACCGATTCGATGGACGCCCGGTTTCTGGAGTCCACGCTCAGTTATCTGGTGGAGAAGGCGGCGGCGCAGTTGCGCGAGTCTGAACTTTATGCCCGCTCGGTGACCTTGAAACTGCGTACCTCGGACTTTAAAACCGTGACCCGGTCCCACGCCCTATCTGAACTCACTGCTGAAGATCATGTGATCTATCAAGCTTGTTTGGCTCTGTTCAGAAAACAGTTCACCCGTCACACGCGTGTGCGTTTGATCGGGGTCTGCCTTTCTTCTCTTTCCCGAAACGTTTGCACGCAAACCGATCTGTTTCAGGAGGTGACGCGTGAACAGCAGGACTCTCTCTACAAGGGAATCGATCGCATAAGAAACAAATACGGATTTCGCTCTATACTGCGGGCTGCTAGCCGCAGGGGCGGTTTGTCATAA
- a CDS encoding OsmC family protein has product MSEHRVRVSWVNSSEDFVYETFNRDHLWTFDNGAEIKASSAPAFMGNPDCVDPEEGFVGALSSCHMLTFLAISAKKRLTVTSYEDDAVGFLEKNENGKLAVTRIILRPKVAWGKDETPTQEEVEALHQKAHGACFIANSILTEVAVEPR; this is encoded by the coding sequence ATGTCAGAACATCGTGTGCGAGTGAGTTGGGTGAACAGTTCAGAAGATTTTGTTTATGAAACTTTTAACCGGGATCACCTATGGACCTTCGATAACGGGGCGGAAATCAAAGCGTCTTCAGCGCCTGCCTTTATGGGCAATCCCGATTGTGTCGATCCAGAAGAAGGTTTTGTTGGGGCTTTGTCCAGTTGTCACATGCTCACCTTCCTGGCTATTTCTGCTAAGAAACGTTTGACCGTGACAAGTTACGAGGATGATGCGGTGGGGTTCCTGGAAAAAAATGAGAACGGCAAGCTGGCGGTCACGCGTATAATCCTTCGGCCCAAAGTGGCGTGGGGGAAAGATGAAACGCCGACCCAGGAGGAAGTTGAAGCGCTGCACCAAAAGGCGCACGGTGCGTGCTTTATTGCGAACTCCATACTCACGGAAGTTGCGGTCGAACCGCGTTAG